In Vidua chalybeata isolate OUT-0048 chromosome 4, bVidCha1 merged haplotype, whole genome shotgun sequence, the genomic window gagaagctgtggctgccccatccctggaagtgctcaaggccaggttggatgggcctTTTgggtctagtggaaggtgtccttgccctgggcagggggttgaaattagatgatttttaagttctcttccaaaccattccatgctAAGTGCTATAACATAATAACACAGCTATAAgacttaattttttcctctgtagaaaaatattaattggaTATGGATGTTATTATTTCCAGAAGAAGATGATTTCCTGGACAAACAGCAACAAGATATTAGTTACACATACACAGAGCCATTAGAGATAAACGTAAAAAGACATCACAAGTGCTCCTCTCTAAATGAGTTCCATTTGATCTGGCTTTACAATAGCCCAGTAATTATCCAAAATTAAGAATCTTGTGCTTACAAGAGCCTCAGAGTCCAGCACCTGAAGTTTTCTTCCTGCTGAGTCTCACATATTAACTATGCAGGTTAGTAATTATTTATCTCAGATTCCAAATATCctctaaattaaatatatttcttaaaaaaaaaaggaaaaaaaaaaagctaaagcCACTTTATGCAAATGTTAtgacttggaaagaaaaaattctaaGAAATGACAACATTTACCTTCAACCATTCAAAGGACAATTTTAATCTACTCTAATATACATGACACAGAAGATCATTAGGTCATTTGCTTCTTTGTACATGACACTATAAATTTacctcctttttcctctgtagGAGCAGCACCTTCTGGTTTGCCTgtctgggatttgggagcaggcTGTTTAGACTCTTTCATTACTTCTGCTACAGATGAGATCTTCAGTGGACCTTGATGTATCTTGAAAAGTCAGAAATAAGAAATAGCATCAGTTTTTCAAACAGCTTGGATTTCACTGATTCCAGtataatggaaaataattttcccataTCCAGGTGTCTGTACCACAAATCTGAGCTTCAAAGTGCAAATTAAAACAGCCATCTAATGCCTtgacttcatttttaattcagaaggaatttttactattttctcCTCTCCAAAAACTGAAGGTAGAATTGTGGCAGTTTTCActataaacaaatatttattaaattatgcATAAAAAACAAATAGTTTCATGTCCGAAATATTCCAAGCACTTCTGAGTTTGTTGAATGCAGAAACCCTAAGTTTGGCTCCactgattttcttctgaaaggcTTCAGATGCTGGTGGTTTGGGCACATAAACATTCAAACACAGAATATTGTGATGTTTTATGATATTAATCCCTTAATATCCATTGTGGAAAGGCAcaaggtaaaaataaaaccatctgAGTTAGAGCCATGACTGGGGAGTTGATAACTCTGCTGATCAACCTGGTTTGCAAAATTCCCTGGTGCCTGGGAGGCACCAAGAGCTTGGATGATCACACAAACTGTAGCTAAaacaagaagagagaaaattttgTTGACTGATATTCCCCCCACTCATTAAGAACAGCTTTcttaaaattcaatttaaaatattctgagtttCCTGAAGGCCAAATGGCTTCtgaaagctcaaaaaaaaaaaaaaaaaaaaaaaaaaaaaaaccatggcCAGAGTAGATTTTCAGTATTCTTGATTACTGGGAAGTAATCAAGTAAGCAAAGAACCTTCCAGGTTTCAATTTCCAGAGTTGTGCCAAAGGCAGTATCAgattttcccttctccaagGTAATGCCACTAAGATTTCAAAGAATGATGCTTATGCCTGGCTCTGTACCATTCAAATCTTTACTTATTCAAGAATGTTCTCAGTCTTCTTTAAAATAAGTTCATTTAGAGTAAGTTTTGTAATTCTGTACACCACTAACTACATTAAGCCTCTAGTAAAGCAGTTAAATTCCAGCTTGTcacctgtctctctctccccccatTTTATTTCTGAGTATAAGCAGAGCAGCTATTCAGTTGGGATTCTAATAGATTATTTTAGTATAAATAAAACCAAGTTTTACAACCCACACACAACAATCATGAGATGGTAATGGGAAACATACAAGCATCAGTTTTGCAGCACCAAGTAGGAACTGAGTTCCTAATTCTTAAACCTTAATTAAAGGAATTCTTAGCACAAAGCAAAATTAATCAGAATTTGAAACCTAAGTGCAGACACTCTTTGAAGAACAGAGAAATGGATGTGTGGGGGTGGATGGGCAACACTTACTGGTTTCTTTGACACTGGTGTGCTGGAAGGTGCAGGGCCAAGTGCCATCTCAAAGAGTTTGTCAGAGTAGGGAATGGCCTTCTCCACGCTCTCCCGGAACTGTCTGTCATAGCTGGCGTACAGGACGGTTCCACCTATCCCTCCACCCACAAACAGCAGACCCGCACCAATGATTTTGCCCACGGAAACACTGAGGAGGAAAGAGTGAAAGGGATGTAAattatatacataaataaataaataaattacaaacaTCAAACAGTTTGTGAGTCTTCAGCTTACAGCTGGGGACCACCACTCTGTTCCAGGACCTTAAACCCAGGACCTGCTTTAAATCACCTCCAGTCTGCTACGACACTGGTTAGTAACTAACCCAAGGGTAAGATGCCAACCCACAACTTCCATGATAAATACAGATCATCTTCATTTTCTCCATCTAAATCTGACTGAACCAAACAGGAACACACCCCATGAGAAACCAAGGAGCAGACTCCCTGTTGGTCAATGCACCAGCAGAAGCAGTCCCACCCTCCAGACCCCGCTACGTACCCGGACTCCCCGGAGTGGGTGGCATATCCGCGGTACAGGCGCGATGGACGGAGGGAGGCTCTCACACACCGACTGTTCTGTGGGGGAGGAGGCAGGGTCAGCAGTGAGCACAGTGAGGCATCTCCCTCTCAAGAGCAGGACTGGGCTGACTGGCTCCACTGCCACAGCCTCCGTGTGTCTGTAGGAAAGCTGTGAGCGGCACTACAACAGCGACGCTGGACTCTTTGCTGTGAACACATGGAGAGCTTTCCCATGTGCAGCTTCCAGGCTCAGGGCTTTTTAAGAAGTCATtaaattctttgaaaaatgaattGAAATTATGCTAAATGAGAAGGAACAAATCCCTACCCCAGCttctttctgcatttattttgctgatttATGTGCTGGGCAGTACAACAGGGTTAGTTTCAGATGCATTTCAATCGCACACACTAGAATGGCTCAGTGTGAGCAGGGCAGAACACAACAACAGCTGTTTAAATGCTTAAAAGTACTTTTAATTCTTAAGATATACAAGCAATTCTCCTTAAGCTTCCAAACCAAGACCACTACTGCAAAAGAATTAATAACACGTACACTTTCCAGACAGACATCAGattataatataaattaaattagtatATGAAGAGTGGTATTTTATTATATTCTACTTAACAAAATCCACATTACCaagatttttatcttctctgaAGGACTGGTTAAGCTACTCTAAGcttacagaagaaaacacactgTTGGCCTcagaggttttttccccacatgGGAATTACTAACAGAGAAGTACAGGACTCATGAGAAATCCAAGTACAAGGCACAAAAAGAACTTTTCCCACAGTTGAGGTATTTTGCCCAACagggaattttttctttaaaaaagaaaaaaaaactgggagaTGCTTCACTACAACATAACCCCACAAGACaaatttctctgtttccttttgcACATGGCAATAACATGCACAACTCTTGTGGCTTAGGTCCTATCCCTGTCCAACAGCACAgacaggaaaaggcaggaacACTGCATTCTTATTCTTTCCACAAAGGCAgccaaagcatttttaattagcagcaggagcacaagaGGAAGCATGCTCCTCTTGCCCCCAAGAACTCCAGGAGCCCTCATTGTGGGTGGTTTTCTGGATTGTGATGGATAGAAAGGGCAAcacaataataaatatatttgtaacaTTTTTGATTTTCTGACTTGACTGGCCCAGGAGCATTTCCTGAGGCTCCAACGGTCCTTTCAAGGGGAATTTCACTAATAAAAGCTTTGCAAATCATTTTGTTACCAATTTCTGAACGTAACAAAAATTGACTCTCAGTATGTCCCTATTACACCATGAAGCACAGGAGGAGCAAATAATTCAGTATTATGCATACAACTCAACCCAATaaaatgagaagggaaaaaaccctgatttTCTATTCATCAATTCAGACTGAATTTCCAGTCCCTTCCAGCACTTTGGGATTATGCTATTTTGCCTGGTGCTCCCCTGGAAATAAGCCATCACTTCTGAGCTCCTGGCCAGGCTTTCTGGAGGTGATCCCACCCTGCACCACTGTCACTCCCACATCCTTGCTCGGGCTGGGCTTGCCCTCTGGgccagctcagccctgtcccagtTGGCTAAAACCCCTACTCACACCTGGTGATGGCAAGCAACACTGGACCCATTTGGCTCCACACCTTCAGCAAACATCAGTTCCTGCCCTCGGGATcaggctgtgctcagggagCCACCAAGGCAGAGGAGAAGACCTGCTTCTCTTAGCTCAGCATTTATGTTTATACAACCAAGAGGGGATTTTTGGAGGGATTATTGATTTTAGTCCAGATGATCTTCTGAGATCTCTTCCAAGCTGGACTGTTCTAGATTTAGCCAAATGCtcacttctatttatttttcatcaagATGAGAGGAACCAAAACACAGGCCCTCCATCTCTGGCATTGGGACTCTCACGCATGTAGCAGTAATTAAACCCAAAACAAGCCTTCACCAACTTCATCTTTCAAGTCACTGCAACAAATTTCTACAGCTAGCCAGTGGAGCAGCAAATGAAAATCTGTAGGTACCCATGTTTTATGAACAAAAGCCAAATTTTCCCTCCCTCACATCCAGATATACTAATACTGCCAAAAATCACTGATTTCTTAAAGAACCATTTTTAAAGAAGTAGTGCTCTCTTTTGGCCAGAATAATAATATTGCTTGTATTTACTGTACCACCACAATATGGAAATTAGCAGCTAGTTTCTAATCTCCCCTCTGCAAAATTTCCAGGACTTTGTAAATTTTCAGACCCTTGTCATTTATTTGCAATAATGCCTCAAAGAATTTTGGAGAAATTCATCACATGTGCTTTGCTGTGCCCTTCAAAAGGCAGAAACAAACCACTTTCTGTCCTGCAGAAGACAGCAAATTCTTTGGATGAGGTGGCATGGACACAGCAAGGATGCCCACAGCAAGGGCACTGTAGGGCAGctgtttctatttcttcctcctcctccagcagttcTAAATTATATCTGTTTCATTCAACTTCTTAAATACTTACTATTTTGCAATCATTACCTACTATTTAATCACCACAATAATCATTCTGCAGGGCACACCACACCTTCACTCTGGTTAATATTATGAGCCCCAGTGATTTAAGGACATTTAAGGATATCCATGTGAGCTCACTCTGGCACAGTGCTCAGGGCAAATCAGCATGGCAGAACAtcattaaacaaattaaatttgcCTTGCAGGTTTATACTTTATGTGTAACTTCAAATAACCATGGCCAGGACACACCATCATCTGCTCATTCAGTTCCAGCTCAACCTCTCTTAGGCACCAGGCTCAAGCATCCTGATCCAGAATTTCTGTAACGTGGGATTCGTGCACTTCAACAGAAAGAGCAAACCAGAAACTTCAGGgaagtttttcttcattaagaCAGAGATCAGGTATAACAAGGACATCTGACCACAGAACTCTGATTTCCCATCATTCAAGGCTTCTGCCAAATATCACATACTTTTACTAAAAGTCCTGTTCATTTCACAGCAAActtcaaaaatactttaagagaaaaatctctCTTCAGCACTGCATATGtaagcagaaaacatttctgaaagtgATGAAGATCCCCTTCTCTCAAATCCACTTCAATTTACTTGTTACAAGTTTAGTGATGCTCCATGCACAGAGCTGACAGTAGGAAAGAATGAATAAAGAGCTCACAGAAAGAAtgaaagtaggaaaaaatgaataacaggaaagagggaaggaaagaatgAATAAAGTTTTCCCAGTCTCCACCATGAGCTCTCTGGTACAGACAACAAACTTCAGAGAGTGCTGCGGCATGTCTGTGTTTGCAGTTCTCAGGGATaaattctcccctgtgagggtggtgtggtgttgcccagagaaattgtggatgtcctgtccctggaagtgtccatgtccaggctggacagggctcaCAGTAACCTGGGATAGtcaaaggtgtccctgcccaaggcagggagTTTGGAATGAGAAAGTCTGAAGGTCctctccaacccaaaccattctgtgactcttcCACCAAATATTTATAGCCTGATGACCAACTTCCAGCTGCAAAGCACCACCCTGGCTGTTCTGGAGCTGTACAGTCATTCCAGACACGTTCTGCTAAAGGCTGAGCACATGCAAACAGCCTCAAGTGATAAATATCTGCCAAAGCCTGGTTTCTGTCTTCTCAACTTCCAAATGAAACTTTCCACAGGCAGGCAAACCCGGAGCCTTTTTCCAGTGGGCATCAGGTGACCAAAGGACTCTCCAGCCCTGTagagcagcagaggaaatgcagctgctgcaatgggaaaggctggagctTTAGAGGGAAGAACCTACAGCTTCTCCTTTGCTAAATCGTGTGAACAGAGGTAATGAACACTGGGATGGAAAAGAGGATATTAAAGTGATCTAATCAGGTTATTTTTTATCAGGCAGCTGAAATACAATTTGGGGCCTTGGTAAAGGAGTCACCCTCACCTATAAATCCCTGTGGCTTCCTAAAGTTGGCCTACTGCTTTAAAAAGGCTCCAGAGCACCTCACCATCCTTATCTCTGCTGATAAGGAGAGGCAAAGGTCCACGATACAAAGCACAAGTCCCACGGGCACTTCTACCCTGGCATCGCGTGTTGTGGGTCCCACCGTGCGGACAGAAGGATCCCCTTATACACGAGCGCTGACATCCCTCGTGTCCCCACGCTGCACACCGGGGCGCGCCGGTCCCGACCCTTCGGGCGGCCGGACGCACCGGGCTCCGGAGGGGCTGCCCGGGAGGCCGCGCCGGGGAAGGCAAGGTCACGTCCTTCCCGCCGGGGAGCGCGCCTGCCGCCCATCCATGCGCCATCCGCGCGGGGCCCGCGGGCCGTGCGCGTCCCCACCGAGCCCCCGCCGGCCCCCGGGCCACgcccgcggctcccggcgccGTCCCGGAGTGTGGGCCGGGAGCAGCGGAGCGGAGCTGCGGGCCCGGCGCGGCCATGGCGGCCGAGACTACAGCCCCCAGCAAGCAACGCTGCTCCCCGCCATCCCGCTAAGGACTAAAAGTCCCGGCGTGCCTTGCAGCGGTGCCGCATTCCGTCCCACGCTGTCCTGCCGCGGTGCATGCTGGGACTGGTAGTACACCCCACCGACCACCGCCCGCCCCCCGCCTCCGTTGGCGGTCGCGGCCGTCCGTCAAAGGCTGCGCAGCCAATCGCGGCCCGCGTGTCCGGAGTCATTCAGCGCGCGCCGAGCCGCGGTCACAGGGACTCCCCCCTCTCCGCAGGCCTGGCCCGGCCGCACCGGTCGCAGGGCTGATCACAGAGGGAGCGAATCGCGGGGCTCCCCCGGGGAAAGCTCACCTGCTTGGCCGCGGCGAGCCCCGCTCGGCGGCACGCCCGCAGCATGGCTCGGAGCGGCGGCCGGCGCGGCCCGCGGGAAGGCGCCGTGCGCGGGTCCTGCCGGCGCCGCCTCCGTGCCCCCCTGCAGCGGGCACTGCGCCTGCGCGGGCGCTCCCGCCCCGCCAGGGGGCGGCCGCGCGTGACGGGCCTCGCGTGGCCAATGGGAGGGCGGGCACGGGCCGCGCGACGCCGGCGGGGCGCGGTGGGGTGGTGCCCGCGCGCGGGGGCGCGTGCGCGGAGCAGGGCTCGCGCGCTCCCGGGGCCGTCCGGGCGGGACAGActaggataaaaataaaataaaataaaaatcacagaatgggtcaggtcGGATAGGACCACAGTTGgtctggtccaacctccctgcttaAGCAgagtcatcccagagcacacgGCGCAGGACTGCAAGCAGACAGCTCTGGAGTGTCTCCAGTGAGGGAggctccacaccctctctgggcagTGTGCGCCCGTGCGCGGGCACTGCGCTGCGGGGCTCTTCCGCACGTTCAGGTGACGCTTCCGGGCCATCAGCTTCTGCCCATCCCCTCTTATCCCATTGCCCGGCAGCACCGAGCAGAGCCGGGTCCCTGCTCCGAGCACTGACAGTGTACAAATAACTTCGGACACTGACGGACATAGATGAGGTCTCCTCTCAGGTCTGTGCCCGAGGCcgaacagccccagctctctcagcctttcctcaggaGAGAGACGCTCCAGTCCCCCAGTCTGAGTGTAACACGACACATTTTATAGCATTTATCAACAATTTACAGCTGTAACCTTTCACAGCTCGCTCCATAAACCTTCTCTCGCTCAGAGCACTCAGAAGCCATTTTTATCTCATCCTTCAACCAATCCGGCCAGgcttctgaagagaaaaaaaaaaaaaaacagaatacaCCAGCAATGTGCACAAACAATGAGTTAAATCCGCCTGGTGCGTTTTTCTAGGGGACTTTAGTGGCTTCAAAGCCCCGGGGCGGAGAGTCGGTGTGTGCCGGTCACTAAAGGTGACGGGTGCGCGGGGTGAAGGAGCGGGGCGGACGGGGAGGACTCTGCGGTGTGCGGGATCCCGGCTCCGGTACGGGATCCCGGCTCCGGTGCGAGATCCCGGCTCCGGTGCGAGATCACGGCTCCGGTGCGGGATCCCGGCTCCGGTGCGGGATTCCGGCTCCGGTGCGGGATTCCGGCTCCGGTGCGAGATCCCGGCTCCGGCGCGGCCGCAGTCCCCGTGGGCGGGacccggcgcggccccgcccggcgcAGCGTggccatggcggcggcggcggcccgcGGGGCCCTGGCGGGTCGGTACCGGGGCGGTTTCGGTGTCGGGGCTGGGGGTGTCTGGCTGGGACGTTTGTGCTGAGGCTCTCCCGTGTCCCCGCAGGGATCCTGCGGCGCTGGGCCCCCCGCGCGCTCCCGCTCGGCGGCCCCTCCGCCCGCTGCGTCGGGCACGgaccggccccggccccggccccgctctgGACCCCGCGGCTGCTCAGCGAGAAccggccccgggcagggccCCGCTCGGTGCTCAGCAGGTGCGGCTGCGCGGCTTCTCCCTCGTGCGAAAAACCCGTAAAGGGGGTTTCGGATTTATAATGGGGGAGTTTCTCTCTATATATCTTATAGATATGTAcctaatatatatatttatttgtatacCTTACATGTTTTAGATGTATTATGTTGtttcatataaatataaataatctgAAATACTATACGTCtcaaatatatgtatatatatataaaactatattttatattaaatatatttatacataaatacatttaGGAATATATCTTTTATTCCACTACATATGCATTGCATAATATGCAATATACTGTGAATTTATTATGTATCCTATAACACATATAATTTATCATCGTGTGTATTAGTATTACGTTGTTAGCATAAACTatgttatatttaataataCAATATGCAGTATTATATAATTATGTAGTATTATATgcaatacatattttataatcTGTAGTATTATATGCAATATGTGTAGTGTATAGGTTGAAATtcctcatatatatatatatttatatatatgaatattttaGAATCATAGGTTggaaagacctctaagatcatcaagtccaacccttaacccagcactgccaaggccagcacTAAAtcatgtcctcaagtgccataTCCGCACAGATTTTACattcctccagggatggtgacttgTCCATTGCCCTTGGCAGCCTGTTCAGTACTTGACAGctccttctgtgaagaaagttTTCCTTAGAgtcaatctaaacctcccctggcaaaACTTTCTCATGGTcctgttgtttgtttcttgggagaagagactgaccccatTCCctatacatatacatatatatatatatatatatatacacacacatacagagaTTAGACAGACAGATAGATTACATACAGAGATAGATAATCAGACAGACATACAAacatatgtataatatataaacCTCAGTCTGACACTCTTCGGCTCCTTTTCACTCTGCAGTAGGTCTGTGTTTAGCCCTAAAGCCTCCCACTTCAGTCACCATTAATGCTTGAAGCAGGGGGTAAATTAGGATATTCTTTGCAGCTATATTTTACTTAGTCTTGTAATCACTACTGTTTCTCTTGCTGCTGATGGGTGCTGGACTAGATGATTTAcgaggtcccttccaactcaaactattTTGTGATTAATAttctaaaagtaatttctgaatCCAAGTAACAGCTGAATATTGGCTTCTGAGTGTTTGACTGCTTttagtagattaaaaaaaaaggtgctctGTGTGGAATAATAAGTTTGTCCTGAATTTTGACAAGAATCCAGCCCTGACATTGGTATTCTACACCCATTAGGTGCTGTAATATTAGGGGAGTCCTTTTTACCCTTCAAACAAGCCACAGCTCTCCTGATCTCTCTTGTGTGAGAGGCAGtgatttcttttagaaaaaggTGTTTCATTCCTGTTCTGTTTCCCTCTCcattttggggttggtttggttttttttagtgtcACACCTCTACTTCCAAGTTTACTCCAGCAGCCAGCAAGGACCCTCACCTACTGCAGCCTAcggaaaggaaagaggaaaagtgTGAAATCCGTGGTCAAGAGGTTCCTCCGGCTGCACAACGGCCTCTGGGTTAGGAGAAAGGTGAGATTTTTTGGATCATGAGAGCCTGTTCTTTACAGTCAGGATAAAGTGTAATTGTTTTCCTTCACTTGGAGGGCAGTGGCTGGTGTGGAAGTTAAAACAAGCTCTGTAGAGAGACTCCCATTTTCCTGAAAGGGGGGGATTTATCCAGGTTTGCTGAGCAGcgtggctgtgtttgtgtattTGCAGTGACCTGCTAAGAAATGGGGTTCTTCTGTGTGTCTTTTCTCCTGACAGGCTGGTTATAAGAAGAAGCTGTGGAAGAAGTCAGCTGCCCAGAAGAAGCGTTTGAGGGAGTTGGTGTTGTGCACGAGGACACAGTGTA contains:
- the MRPL35 gene encoding 39S ribosomal protein L35, mitochondrial; this encodes MAAAAARGALAGILRRWAPRALPLGGPSARCVGHGPAPAPAPLWTPRLLSENRPRAGPRSVLSSVTPLLPSLLQQPARTLTYCSLRKGKRKSVKSVVKRFLRLHNGLWVRRKAGYKKKLWKKSAAQKKRLRELVLCTRTQCKLLDKMTTSFWKRRNWYVDDPFQKYHDRTNLRV